In Streptomyces chartreusis, the following proteins share a genomic window:
- a CDS encoding glycoside hydrolase family 95 protein: MLWYAAPAADWEREALPIGNGALGAMVFGTLASEHLQFNEKTLWTGGPGTTQDYDHGNWRAPRPGAITAVQDDLDTGTTLDPESAADRLGQPRVGYGAHQTFGDLHLDLPDAPATPPPDYRRELDLDNAIASVAYTHQGVRHQREFFASYPDDVIVGRLSADRPGSVTFTLRHTSPRTDFTATAADGTLTVRGALADNGLRFEAQVRVYAEGGTVTSGAGGTLIVTGADSAWFVLAAGTDYADTYPDYRGPDPHAAVARAVRRAGRNYENLLDRHVRDHRALFARVALDIGQSLPADLPTDRLLSTYTGGTSATDRALEALYFQYGRYLLIASSRPGSLPANLQGVWNNSTTPPWSADYHVNINLQMNYWPAEAANLAETTAPYDRFVEALRAPGRRSAQEMFGSRGWVVHNETNPYGFTGVHDWATSFWFPEAAAWLTQQMYEHYRFGGSTDYLRSTAYPVMKEAAEFWLDNLRTDPRDGTLVVTPSYSPEHGDFTAGAAMSQQIVHDLFTSTLEAARTLGDAPDFRRRVEDALKRLDPGLRIGSWGQLQEWKQDLDDPADAHRHVSHLFALHPGRQIRPGSEWARAAEVSLTARGDGGTGWSKAWKINFWARLRDGDHAHTMLGEQLKSSTLPNLWDTHPPFQIDGNFGATSGVVEMLLQSQHDIIEVLPALPAAWPSGSVRGLRARGGATLDIEWADGRATRIALKASRTRELIVRSDLFGTGRHSFRAVAGRQYTWERQD; the protein is encoded by the coding sequence ATGCTCTGGTACGCCGCCCCGGCCGCCGACTGGGAGCGCGAGGCGTTACCCATCGGCAACGGTGCACTCGGTGCCATGGTGTTCGGCACCCTCGCCTCCGAACACCTCCAGTTCAACGAGAAGACCCTGTGGACCGGCGGCCCCGGCACAACCCAGGACTACGACCACGGCAACTGGCGGGCGCCCCGACCCGGCGCGATCACCGCCGTACAGGACGACCTCGACACGGGCACCACCCTCGACCCCGAATCCGCCGCCGACCGCCTCGGCCAGCCACGGGTCGGCTACGGCGCCCACCAGACCTTCGGCGACCTCCACCTCGATCTGCCCGACGCACCGGCAACGCCCCCGCCGGACTACCGCCGAGAGCTCGACCTCGACAACGCGATAGCCTCCGTCGCCTACACCCACCAAGGCGTGCGCCACCAACGGGAGTTCTTCGCGTCCTACCCCGACGACGTGATCGTGGGAAGGCTCAGTGCCGACCGCCCCGGCAGCGTCACCTTCACCCTGCGCCACACCTCGCCCCGCACCGACTTCACCGCCACCGCCGCCGACGGGACCCTGACCGTGCGGGGCGCCCTCGCCGACAACGGGCTGCGCTTCGAGGCGCAGGTCCGGGTGTACGCCGAGGGCGGCACCGTGACCTCCGGGGCCGGCGGCACGCTCATCGTGACCGGCGCCGACAGTGCCTGGTTCGTCCTGGCCGCCGGCACGGACTACGCCGACACCTACCCCGACTACCGCGGCCCGGACCCGCACGCCGCCGTCGCCCGAGCCGTGCGACGCGCGGGCCGGAACTACGAGAACCTGCTCGACCGGCACGTCCGCGACCACCGCGCCCTCTTCGCCCGAGTCGCCCTCGACATCGGCCAGTCGCTCCCCGCCGACCTCCCCACGGACCGGCTGCTGTCCACGTACACCGGCGGCACGAGCGCGACGGACCGTGCCCTGGAAGCCCTGTACTTCCAGTACGGCCGCTACCTGCTCATCGCCTCCTCACGCCCCGGCTCCCTGCCCGCCAACCTCCAGGGCGTCTGGAACAACAGCACCACACCCCCGTGGTCGGCCGACTACCACGTCAACATCAACCTCCAGATGAACTACTGGCCCGCCGAGGCCGCGAACCTCGCCGAGACGACGGCGCCCTACGACCGCTTCGTCGAGGCCCTGCGCGCACCCGGACGCCGTAGCGCACAGGAGATGTTCGGCTCGCGCGGCTGGGTCGTGCACAACGAGACCAACCCGTACGGCTTCACCGGCGTGCACGACTGGGCGACCTCGTTCTGGTTCCCCGAGGCGGCCGCCTGGCTCACCCAGCAGATGTACGAGCACTACAGATTCGGCGGCTCCACCGACTACCTGCGCTCCACCGCGTACCCGGTGATGAAGGAGGCCGCCGAGTTCTGGCTCGACAACCTGCGCACCGACCCACGCGACGGCACCCTCGTCGTCACCCCCAGCTACTCGCCCGAGCACGGCGACTTCACGGCTGGCGCCGCCATGTCGCAGCAGATCGTCCACGACCTGTTCACCAGCACCCTCGAAGCCGCCCGCACCCTGGGTGACGCGCCCGACTTCCGGCGCCGTGTCGAGGACGCCCTGAAACGGCTCGACCCCGGTCTGCGGATCGGCTCCTGGGGTCAACTCCAGGAATGGAAGCAGGACTTGGACGACCCCGCCGACGCCCATCGGCATGTCTCGCACCTGTTCGCCCTCCACCCCGGGCGCCAGATCCGACCCGGCAGCGAGTGGGCGCGGGCCGCCGAGGTCTCCCTGACCGCACGCGGGGACGGCGGCACCGGCTGGTCCAAGGCCTGGAAGATCAACTTCTGGGCGCGGCTGCGCGACGGCGACCACGCCCACACCATGCTGGGCGAACAGCTCAAGTCCTCCACCCTGCCCAACCTCTGGGACACGCACCCGCCGTTCCAGATCGACGGCAACTTCGGCGCCACGTCCGGTGTCGTGGAGATGCTGCTCCAGAGCCAGCACGACATCATCGAGGTGCTCCCCGCACTGCCCGCCGCCTGGCCGTCCGGTTCGGTGCGCGGCCTGCGCGCCCGCGGCGGCGCCACCCTCGACATCGAGTGGGCCGACGGCCGGGCGACCCGTATCGCCCTGAAGGCGTCCCGAACCCGCGAACTCATCGTCCGCAGCGACCTGTTCGGGACCGGCCGGCACTCCTTCAGGGCGGTGGCGGGGCGGCAGTACACCTGGGAGAGGCAGGACTGA
- a CDS encoding PP2C family protein-serine/threonine phosphatase, which produces MPPHLSADRPAAQPPGRGSVDALISQARRLKGDVDAVRRDTQSDGSDPQERWQRALCDLALHQLDDLDEHLGQLRDGPSPSPAATPPPPERDSLLSRVGSAEWNLLTDEASWSGELFQILGRDPAAAPLTLDELPSVVLDEDRRRLTAMVTDCLVDAKPIDGEFRIVRPDGEARTVHMMGEPVLDSDGSTSSMWAVLRDVSELRRSQRAVSETRDSLQRHRAHTEHRLAVELQEAVLPPWRGSLRLPHQGPQTLDLAARCLRSSTSAMIGGDWYDALELADGETLLSVGDLTGHGVAVASGMAALLGAVRGMAMAGTQPGQLMSWLNQLLDATVQPALGSAVCCRYRPDTRTLTWAQAGHPAPLLFRDGTGRRLNAPDGVLLGATPGAVYAQAEETLEVGDLLVLHTDGLVPGHNPADSVNLLLDLGPRLDETDTAQDCVRLVVDEFGESEREGDACVLVARVTY; this is translated from the coding sequence ATGCCGCCCCATCTCTCTGCGGACCGCCCCGCCGCCCAGCCGCCAGGTCGTGGCTCCGTCGATGCGCTCATATCGCAGGCACGGCGGCTCAAGGGCGATGTCGACGCCGTGCGGCGGGACACCCAGAGCGACGGATCGGACCCGCAGGAGCGGTGGCAGCGAGCGCTGTGCGACCTCGCCCTGCACCAACTCGACGATCTGGACGAGCACTTGGGGCAGCTGCGCGACGGCCCGTCCCCGTCCCCGGCGGCCACCCCTCCCCCGCCCGAGCGCGACTCGCTGCTCAGCCGGGTCGGCAGCGCGGAGTGGAACCTGCTGACGGACGAGGCCAGTTGGTCCGGCGAGCTCTTCCAGATCCTGGGCCGCGACCCCGCCGCCGCCCCGCTCACCCTCGACGAACTGCCGTCCGTCGTGCTCGACGAGGACCGGCGCCGGCTCACGGCGATGGTCACCGACTGCCTGGTCGACGCCAAGCCCATCGACGGGGAGTTCCGGATCGTACGGCCGGACGGCGAGGCCAGGACCGTGCACATGATGGGCGAGCCCGTGCTCGACTCCGACGGCAGCACCTCCTCGATGTGGGCCGTGCTGCGGGACGTCAGCGAACTGCGCCGGAGCCAGCGCGCCGTGAGCGAGACCCGTGACTCGCTCCAGCGCCACCGGGCGCACACCGAGCACCGGCTGGCGGTCGAGTTGCAGGAGGCCGTGCTGCCGCCGTGGCGTGGCTCCCTGCGGCTCCCGCACCAGGGCCCGCAGACACTGGACCTCGCGGCCCGCTGCCTTCGGTCGTCGACGAGCGCGATGATCGGCGGCGACTGGTACGACGCACTCGAACTGGCCGACGGCGAGACGCTGTTGAGCGTCGGCGACCTCACCGGACACGGCGTGGCCGTGGCCTCCGGCATGGCGGCCCTGCTGGGCGCCGTACGCGGCATGGCGATGGCCGGCACCCAGCCGGGCCAACTGATGTCCTGGCTCAACCAGTTACTCGACGCCACCGTCCAGCCGGCCCTCGGCAGCGCCGTCTGCTGCCGCTACCGACCCGACACCCGCACCCTGACCTGGGCGCAGGCCGGACACCCCGCCCCGTTGCTGTTCCGCGACGGGACGGGGCGCAGGCTGAACGCGCCGGACGGCGTCCTGCTGGGCGCCACCCCGGGTGCCGTGTACGCGCAGGCCGAGGAGACCCTGGAGGTGGGCGACCTGCTGGTCCTGCACACCGACGGACTGGTGCCGGGGCACAACCCGGCGGACTCCGTGAACCTCCTCCTCGACCTGGGCCCCCGCCTGGATGAGACGGACACGGCACAGGACTGCGTACGGCTGGTCGTCGACGAGTTCGGTGAGAGTGAGCGTGAGGGCGATGCCTGCGTGCTCGTGGCCAGGGTGACGTACTAG
- a CDS encoding thiolase domain-containing protein: MSKEPVAVIGIGQTKHVAARRDVSIAGLVREAARSALDDAELDWADIDAVVIGKAPDFFEGVMMPELYLADALGAVGKPMLRVHTAGSVGGSTALVAANLVAARVHGTVLTLAFEKQSESNAMWGLSLPMPFQQPLLAGAGGFFAPHVRAYMRRSGAPDTIGSLVAYKDRRNALKNPYAHLHEHDITLEKVQASPMLWDPIRYSETCPSSDGACAMVLTDRAGAARAPRPPAWMLGGAMRSEPTLFPGKDAVSPQAGKDCAADVYRQAGIADPRRDIDAVEMYVPFSWYEPMWLENLGFAAEGEGWKLTEAGVTELDGDLPVNMSGGVLSTNPIGASGMIRFAEAALQVRGQAGEHQVEGARKALGHAYGGGSQFFAMWLVGAEPPDA, from the coding sequence ATGAGCAAGGAGCCCGTGGCCGTCATAGGCATCGGACAGACCAAGCACGTCGCCGCGCGCCGGGACGTGTCGATCGCCGGGCTCGTCCGGGAGGCGGCCCGCAGCGCACTCGACGACGCCGAGCTGGACTGGGCGGACATCGACGCCGTGGTCATCGGCAAGGCGCCCGACTTCTTCGAGGGCGTGATGATGCCGGAGCTGTACCTCGCCGACGCCCTCGGCGCGGTCGGCAAGCCCATGCTCCGCGTCCACACGGCGGGCTCGGTCGGCGGATCGACGGCACTCGTCGCCGCCAACCTGGTCGCCGCCCGCGTCCACGGCACCGTGCTGACGCTCGCCTTCGAGAAACAGTCCGAGTCCAACGCCATGTGGGGACTGTCCCTGCCCATGCCCTTCCAGCAGCCGCTGCTGGCCGGGGCCGGCGGGTTCTTCGCCCCGCACGTGCGCGCGTACATGCGGCGCAGCGGCGCGCCCGACACGATCGGCTCGCTGGTCGCGTACAAGGACCGGCGCAACGCCTTGAAGAACCCGTACGCCCATCTGCACGAGCACGACATCACCCTGGAGAAGGTCCAGGCGTCCCCCATGTTGTGGGACCCCATCCGCTACTCGGAGACCTGCCCCTCCTCCGACGGGGCATGCGCGATGGTCCTCACCGACCGGGCCGGAGCCGCCCGCGCGCCCCGGCCGCCCGCGTGGATGCTCGGCGGCGCGATGCGCAGCGAGCCCACCCTCTTCCCCGGCAAGGACGCCGTGTCACCGCAGGCCGGCAAGGACTGCGCGGCCGACGTGTACCGCCAGGCGGGCATCGCCGACCCGCGCCGGGACATCGACGCCGTCGAGATGTACGTGCCGTTCTCCTGGTACGAGCCCATGTGGCTGGAGAACCTCGGCTTCGCCGCCGAGGGCGAGGGCTGGAAGCTCACCGAGGCCGGGGTGACCGAGCTGGACGGCGACCTGCCGGTCAACATGTCGGGCGGCGTCCTGTCGACCAACCCCATCGGGGCCTCCGGGATGATCCGCTTCGCCGAAGCCGCCCTCCAGGTGCGCGGCCAGGCCGGGGAACACCAGGTGGAAGGGGCACGCAAGGCGCTCGGGCACGCCTACGGCGGAGGGTCGCAGTTCTTCGCGATGTGGCTCGTGGGCGCCGAGCCCCCGGACGCCTGA
- a CDS encoding chemotaxis protein translates to MEHALSPTTLTELRRPRPYPAVSVLTPTHRREPYRAQDQVRLRNVVAEAKKQLEADPSVTRERRTDVERQLDQALAEVDLTYAEDGLVIFAAPGEHQVWSLARTVPERVVLSDTFLTRNLVSAQAAERPYWVLSVSADRVTLWNGSLDRITEARLGGFPLTRRAENFDAERREQIGDTPSTFRDEDTRHFLKDADSAMSTILRRDPRPLYVTGEQAALSLLTEIGGSTKIAVHIPHGGLAHGTRDAVWHAIEPRITAEARKSAGAVMRELENAQGRKSFAAGVDEVWRSAREGRVRLLAVEENYRVTVRDEGGDHLIPAASGDLDSREDIVDEIVEQCLETGAEVRFVPDGSLSEALGIAGVLRY, encoded by the coding sequence ATGGAGCACGCACTCAGTCCCACAACCCTCACCGAGCTGCGGCGCCCGCGCCCGTATCCGGCCGTGTCCGTGCTGACGCCGACGCATCGCCGCGAGCCCTATCGGGCCCAGGACCAAGTCCGGCTGCGCAATGTCGTCGCCGAGGCCAAGAAGCAGCTGGAGGCCGATCCCTCGGTCACCCGCGAGCGGCGCACGGACGTCGAGCGACAGCTCGACCAGGCCCTCGCGGAGGTCGATCTCACCTACGCCGAGGACGGCCTGGTCATCTTCGCCGCGCCGGGTGAGCACCAGGTGTGGTCGCTCGCCCGCACCGTGCCCGAGCGCGTGGTGCTCTCGGACACCTTCCTCACCCGCAACCTGGTCTCCGCGCAGGCCGCCGAACGCCCGTACTGGGTGCTGTCGGTCTCCGCCGACCGCGTCACCCTGTGGAACGGCAGCCTCGACCGCATCACCGAGGCCCGCCTCGGCGGCTTCCCGCTGACCCGGCGCGCCGAGAACTTCGACGCCGAACGCCGGGAGCAGATCGGGGACACGCCGAGCACGTTCCGCGACGAGGACACCCGCCACTTCCTCAAGGACGCCGACTCGGCCATGAGCACGATCCTGCGGCGCGATCCGCGGCCGCTCTACGTCACCGGCGAACAGGCGGCGCTGTCCCTGCTGACCGAGATCGGCGGCAGCACGAAGATCGCGGTGCACATCCCGCACGGCGGCCTCGCGCACGGCACGCGCGACGCGGTGTGGCACGCGATCGAGCCACGGATCACCGCCGAGGCCCGCAAGAGCGCCGGCGCCGTCATGCGCGAGCTCGAGAACGCCCAGGGCCGCAAGTCGTTCGCGGCCGGCGTCGACGAGGTCTGGCGCAGCGCCCGCGAGGGCCGGGTACGGCTGCTGGCCGTCGAGGAGAACTACCGGGTGACGGTGCGCGACGAGGGCGGCGACCATCTGATCCCGGCCGCGAGCGGTGATCTCGACTCCCGTGAGGACATCGTGGACGAGATCGTCGAGCAGTGCCTGGAGACCGGGGCCGAGGTCCGCTTCGTGCCGGACGGCAGCCTCAGCGAGGCCCTCGGGATCGCGGGGGTGCTGCGTTACTGA
- a CDS encoding N-acetylmuramoyl-L-alanine amidase, giving the protein MAAATLLFPLIGAAPSVSQGSEHGLQSAFTSAAARYHVPQSVLLGVSYLQSRWDAHAGAPSVTGGYGPMHLTDARTALAESGSHHGDGAEDARGDGARKALAPKAKLPKSSEIPARLRTLPRAAELTGLSRERLRTDPAANVAGGAALLAAAQKELGEPLSSDPADWYAAVARFSGADDTATAAAYANDVYAVLRTGQERETDGGQLVALAAQPSLSPDTGQLRRAGLRTLKAGETECPPTVSCEWIPAPYEEFGDGDYGNHDMGGRPTTQDIDYIVVHDTEGAWEGVLTMVQDPTYVSWQYTLRSTDGHIAQHVKAKDVAWHAGNWYVNSKSIGLEHEGFLARPDAWYTEAMYRSSARLVAYLAKQYDIPLDRQHILGHDTVPGPTAANVRGMHTDPGPYWDWRHYFELLGRPIEPSAGPNGGLVTIRPDYATNRPEYTGCVTAGQACADHGSSAVRLYSGPGETYPLIKDPGLGSTPTKGVNDLSSRVSTGQQYAVAGQEGDWTAIWYLGQKAWFKNTKESPAAVNASGEVVTPKDGMASVPVYGRAYPESSAYPADVPVQSVSPLPYTLPAGQRYAAGGKVQSEYFYAVDFDQASHRVVVGKDLYYEIQYGHRVAFVRAADVDLVASGS; this is encoded by the coding sequence TTGGCCGCTGCGACACTGCTGTTCCCCTTGATCGGCGCGGCCCCGTCCGTATCGCAGGGCTCGGAGCACGGCCTCCAGTCGGCCTTCACCTCCGCCGCCGCCCGGTACCACGTGCCGCAGAGCGTCCTGCTCGGCGTCTCCTACCTCCAGTCCCGCTGGGACGCGCACGCCGGGGCGCCCAGCGTGACCGGCGGGTATGGCCCGATGCACCTCACCGACGCCCGCACCGCGCTCGCCGAGTCCGGGTCGCATCACGGCGACGGCGCGGAGGACGCGCGCGGCGACGGTGCCCGCAAGGCTCTGGCCCCGAAGGCGAAGCTGCCGAAGAGCTCCGAGATCCCGGCCCGCCTGAGGACGCTGCCCAGGGCGGCCGAGCTGACCGGGCTGAGCCGGGAGCGGCTGCGTACGGACCCGGCCGCCAATGTGGCGGGCGGTGCCGCGCTGCTCGCCGCCGCGCAGAAGGAGCTCGGCGAACCGCTGAGCTCGGATCCGGCGGACTGGTACGCGGCGGTGGCCCGCTTCTCCGGTGCCGACGACACCGCGACGGCGGCGGCGTACGCGAACGACGTCTACGCCGTGCTGCGCACCGGCCAGGAGCGTGAGACGGACGGGGGCCAGCTGGTGGCACTGGCCGCGCAGCCGAGCCTGTCCCCCGACACGGGGCAGCTGCGCCGGGCCGGCCTTCGCACGCTCAAGGCCGGGGAGACCGAGTGTCCGCCCACGGTGTCCTGCGAGTGGATCCCGGCGCCGTACGAGGAGTTCGGCGACGGTGACTACGGCAACCACGACATGGGCGGTCGTCCGACGACGCAGGACATCGACTACATCGTCGTCCATGACACGGAAGGCGCCTGGGAGGGTGTCCTCACCATGGTGCAGGACCCCACCTATGTGTCGTGGCAATACACACTGCGCTCCACTGACGGCCACATCGCCCAGCATGTAAAGGCCAAGGATGTGGCCTGGCACGCGGGCAACTGGTACGTCAACTCGAAGTCGATCGGTCTGGAGCACGAGGGCTTCCTCGCGCGGCCGGACGCCTGGTACACGGAGGCGATGTACCGCTCCTCGGCCCGCCTGGTGGCGTACCTCGCCAAGCAGTACGACATCCCGCTGGACCGGCAGCACATCCTCGGCCACGACACGGTGCCGGGCCCGACCGCGGCGAACGTCAGGGGCATGCACACCGACCCGGGCCCGTACTGGGACTGGCGGCACTACTTCGAGCTGCTCGGCCGGCCCATCGAGCCGAGCGCCGGCCCGAACGGCGGACTGGTGACGATCCGCCCCGACTACGCGACCAACCGGCCCGAGTACACCGGCTGTGTGACCGCCGGTCAGGCCTGCGCGGACCACGGTTCGAGCGCGGTGCGGCTGTACTCCGGGCCCGGTGAGACGTATCCCCTGATCAAGGACCCCGGGCTGGGGTCGACCCCGACCAAGGGTGTCAACGACCTGTCCTCCCGGGTGTCGACCGGGCAGCAGTACGCGGTCGCCGGCCAGGAGGGTGACTGGACGGCGATCTGGTACCTGGGCCAGAAGGCGTGGTTCAAGAACACGAAGGAGAGTCCGGCCGCGGTGAACGCGTCCGGTGAGGTGGTGACACCGAAGGACGGCATGGCGAGTGTCCCGGTGTACGGCCGCGCCTATCCCGAGTCCTCGGCCTATCCGGCGGACGTGCCCGTGCAGTCGGTGTCGCCGCTGCCGTACACCTTGCCGGCCGGCCAGCGGTACGCGGCGGGCGGCAAGGTGCAGAGCGAGTACTTCTACGCGGTCGACTTCGACCAGGCGTCGCACCGCGTGGTGGTCGGCAAGGACCTGTACTACGAGATCCAGTACGGCCACCGGGTGGCGTTCGTGCGGGCGGCGGACGTGGACCTCGTGGCTTCGGGTTCCTAG
- a CDS encoding universal stress protein — MSTQPVIAAVDGSDDSLVALDWAFETALLRGAPLRVVHVQQYATWAGPEIVPPGQPESEHDPVLDEARRYLAGRVERPTLEYSALAGAAGTVLPELGSTARLLVLGSRGRGGFASLLLGSSGMITARDAGCPVVVVPKPGREVEDAALPIEPGPRVVVGLQVDSPDDATLGFAFAEAARRGARVQAVAAYAWPLHLWSAVAAEVMSPLADQDAVEAETRTLAEGLLAAHRERHPDVRAETYVVPGDAAGHLVAASRDASLVVVGRHRRRLLAPARMMGSVAQAVLLHAAAPVAVVPPAPAEE; from the coding sequence ATGAGCACCCAGCCGGTCATCGCGGCGGTCGACGGTTCGGACGACAGCCTGGTCGCACTGGACTGGGCCTTCGAGACCGCCCTGCTGCGCGGGGCGCCACTTCGGGTGGTCCACGTACAGCAGTACGCCACCTGGGCCGGTCCCGAGATCGTGCCGCCCGGGCAGCCGGAGTCCGAGCACGACCCGGTGCTCGACGAGGCACGCCGCTATCTGGCGGGGCGCGTCGAGAGGCCCACCCTGGAGTACTCCGCCCTTGCCGGAGCGGCCGGCACGGTGCTGCCAGAACTGGGCTCGACCGCCCGGTTGCTGGTTCTGGGCAGCCGCGGCCGCGGGGGCTTCGCCAGCCTGCTGCTCGGCTCCAGCGGCATGATCACCGCGCGGGACGCCGGGTGCCCGGTCGTCGTGGTGCCGAAGCCGGGCCGGGAGGTGGAGGACGCGGCGCTGCCGATCGAGCCGGGTCCCCGGGTCGTCGTCGGCCTCCAGGTCGACAGTCCGGACGACGCCACACTGGGCTTCGCCTTCGCCGAGGCCGCCCGGCGCGGAGCCCGGGTCCAGGCCGTCGCCGCCTACGCCTGGCCGCTGCACCTGTGGTCCGCGGTCGCCGCGGAGGTCATGTCGCCGCTGGCCGACCAGGACGCCGTCGAGGCCGAGACCCGCACCCTCGCCGAGGGCCTCCTCGCCGCGCATCGCGAACGCCACCCGGACGTCCGCGCCGAGACCTACGTGGTCCCGGGTGACGCGGCGGGTCACCTCGTCGCCGCCTCCAGGGACGCGTCGCTCGTCGTCGTGGGCCGCCACCGGCGCCGCCTCCTGGCGCCCGCCCGCATGATGGGCTCGGTGGCCCAGGCGGTCCTGCTCCACGCCGCCGCCCCCGTGGCGGTGGTACCACCCGCGCCGGCGGAGGAGTAG
- a CDS encoding DUF397 domain-containing protein → MAESTTIQQQPFTGWDKPELDLSTADWHSSSRGLGDVQIAFVEGFIAMRNSGRPESPSLIFTPAEWGAFVSGAREGEFDLT, encoded by the coding sequence GTGGCCGAGAGCACCACCATCCAGCAGCAGCCGTTCACGGGCTGGGACAAGCCGGAACTGGACCTCAGCACCGCCGACTGGCACTCGAGCAGCCGTGGCCTGGGGGATGTCCAGATCGCCTTTGTCGAGGGGTTCATCGCGATGCGCAACAGCGGCCGCCCGGAGAGCCCTTCCCTGATCTTCACGCCCGCCGAGTGGGGCGCGTTCGTGTCGGGCGCGCGCGAGGGCGAGTTCGACCTGACCTGA
- a CDS encoding aminoglycoside phosphotransferase family protein has protein sequence MYAASSSVSAPPRSLRARPAGGGPYLAPARPAAAPVLGAGRPLRAAGLGTQPLSGRLDLSGPQGAQLRTAIASVHRICPEFAPVQVLRRSGRSVLMVGTTGRSTAVAKCLLDHSPAWAERIRHEIAAYRSFVRHRPPVRVPRLIAADPDNCTLVIERMPGRVAALQRHPTEVPPRADIKAALGAICRLNAWRPPAGTFDAPLDYAARISRYHELGLLTDRDMGDLQKLLHGIAATAGRQGMGQFCHGDALLSNILLSPAGPVLVDWEHAGWYLPGYDLATLWAVLGDAPVARRQISQIAQSAGPASRDAFLVNLMLVLTREIRTYETAVQRSMHDSTPAASGVAHPGAAPSGEEQRLLLRRLHDDCQLARRAVRAAVGTR, from the coding sequence ATGTACGCAGCATCGTCCTCCGTGTCCGCCCCACCCCGGTCGCTGCGTGCCCGCCCGGCGGGTGGCGGCCCCTACCTCGCCCCCGCGCGGCCGGCGGCCGCCCCCGTGCTCGGCGCGGGCCGACCGCTGCGCGCCGCGGGGCTCGGCACCCAACCGCTCAGCGGGAGACTCGACTTGTCCGGCCCTCAGGGCGCCCAGTTGCGTACGGCGATCGCGTCGGTGCACCGGATCTGCCCGGAGTTCGCACCGGTGCAGGTGCTGCGCCGCAGCGGGCGGTCCGTACTCATGGTCGGCACGACCGGGCGCAGCACGGCCGTCGCCAAGTGTTTACTCGATCACTCGCCGGCCTGGGCCGAGCGGATCCGGCACGAGATAGCGGCATACCGCTCGTTCGTCCGGCACCGCCCCCCGGTGCGGGTGCCGAGACTGATCGCGGCGGATCCTGACAACTGCACACTCGTGATCGAGCGGATGCCGGGCCGGGTGGCGGCACTCCAGCGGCACCCGACAGAGGTGCCGCCGCGTGCGGACATCAAGGCGGCACTCGGCGCGATCTGCCGGCTGAACGCCTGGCGGCCGCCGGCGGGCACGTTCGACGCTCCGCTGGACTACGCGGCCCGGATCTCCCGGTACCACGAGCTGGGGTTGCTCACCGACCGGGACATGGGTGATCTCCAGAAGCTGCTGCACGGCATCGCGGCGACCGCGGGCCGGCAGGGCATGGGCCAGTTCTGCCACGGCGACGCGCTGCTGTCGAACATCCTTCTTTCACCGGCCGGTCCAGTGCTGGTGGATTGGGAGCACGCGGGCTGGTACCTGCCGGGCTACGACCTGGCGACGCTGTGGGCGGTGCTCGGGGACGCACCGGTGGCACGGCGGCAGATCAGCCAGATCGCGCAGTCGGCGGGTCCGGCTTCCCGGGACGCCTTCCTGGTGAACCTGATGCTGGTGCTGACCCGCGAGATCCGTACGTACGAGACGGCCGTGCAGCGTTCGATGCACGACTCGACCCCGGCGGCATCGGGAGTGGCCCACCCGGGTGCTGCGCCGTCCGGCGAGGAACAGCGGCTGCTTCTGCGGCGGCTGCACGACGACTGCCAGCTGGCCCGGCGGGCCGTGCGTGCGGCGGTCGGCACTCGCTGA
- a CDS encoding SsgA family sporulation/cell division regulator, with product MDIALEQPARARLITGEEREVPVPATLRYASTDPLAVYIDFPGEVSLDGRGATWTFARGLLETGLRGPAGDGDVHIWPCGDERTVVELHSPYGMALLRFDTGALQRFLLRTYAVVASGEEDLEAVVERGLSALFDGV from the coding sequence ATGGACATCGCCCTCGAGCAGCCCGCCCGCGCCCGCCTCATCACGGGCGAGGAGCGCGAGGTCCCCGTGCCCGCCACACTGCGGTACGCCTCCACGGACCCGCTGGCGGTGTACATCGACTTCCCGGGCGAGGTCTCACTCGACGGCCGGGGCGCCACCTGGACCTTCGCTCGCGGTCTGCTGGAGACGGGGCTGCGCGGCCCCGCGGGCGACGGGGACGTGCACATCTGGCCGTGCGGCGACGAGCGGACCGTCGTGGAGCTGCACTCGCCGTACGGCATGGCGCTGCTCCGGTTCGACACCGGCGCGCTGCAACGCTTCCTGCTACGGACCTACGCGGTGGTCGCGTCCGGCGAGGAGGACCTGGAGGCGGTCGTGGAGCGGGGTCTGAGCGCCCTCTTCGACGGGGTGTGA